A portion of the Barnesiella propionica genome contains these proteins:
- a CDS encoding manganese catalase family protein: MFYHSKNLQFNARVSNPDPRFARMLLEAFGGANGELKSAMQYFVQAFSCRNPFPDKYDMLMDIATEELGHLEIVGATIQMLLGPVNGQMKDVVENMEINTVMGGKTSKEDFIQQAFTNPQFLITSPGSPMLTDSNGNPWCATYVSANAEPTVDFRSNMAGECRAKIVYEYLIPFTDDPSVKETLGFLMTREVTHYQQFEAALETIQPNFPPGVFQSDPKYSNLYFNLSKGEDARGPWNEGESTQLKEEWQYIDNPSEEVVKTNGLLDRKPEGTDRTEEEVRKYDSKMAKERSTEILSATPEKDMQWCDYKSVKKDSK; this comes from the coding sequence ATGTTTTATCATTCAAAGAATTTGCAATTCAACGCTCGTGTTTCTAATCCGGATCCCCGCTTTGCCCGTATGCTTCTCGAAGCTTTCGGGGGAGCCAACGGAGAGTTAAAATCTGCCATGCAGTATTTTGTACAAGCATTTAGTTGTCGTAATCCGTTCCCTGACAAGTATGATATGTTGATGGATATTGCGACGGAAGAGTTGGGTCATCTCGAGATCGTCGGGGCAACCATACAAATGCTTCTCGGTCCTGTGAACGGACAAATGAAAGATGTTGTAGAAAATATGGAAATAAATACCGTAATGGGTGGAAAAACCAGTAAAGAAGATTTCATACAACAGGCATTTACCAATCCGCAATTCCTTATCACTTCACCGGGAAGTCCTATGCTTACCGACAGTAACGGTAACCCTTGGTGCGCAACGTATGTTTCGGCCAATGCGGAACCTACTGTCGATTTCCGTTCCAATATGGCGGGAGAATGTAGGGCCAAAATTGTTTATGAATACCTTATTCCGTTTACCGATGATCCCTCGGTTAAAGAAACACTCGGCTTTTTAATGACCCGTGAAGTTACACATTACCAACAATTCGAAGCCGCGTTAGAAACTATCCAGCCTAATTTCCCTCCCGGTGTATTTCAATCAGATCCTAAATACAGTAACCTTTATTTTAATTTGTCGAAAGGTGAAGATGCCCGTGGCCCTTGGAATGAAGGAGAGAGTACGCAGTTGAAAGAAGAATGGCAATACATCGATAATCCTTCGGAGGAAGTTGTTAAAACAAACGGTTTATTAGACAGAAAACCCGAAGGTACTGACCGTACTGAAGAGGAAGTTCGTAAATATGACAGTAAAATGGCTAAAGAGCGTAGTACCGAAATATTATCAGCTACTCCCGAAAAGGATATGCAATGGTGTGATTACAAATCTGTAAAAAAAGACAGCAAGTAA
- a CDS encoding alpha/beta hydrolase, whose translation MREDMHFQLRSNYFLRLSLMVILLLCSFISYARTASQGQMSYHKIPTSILPGVTERDYTVYLPKSYATQLDRRYPVLYLLHGGAGGAFSDWMERARLEGFANEIIDSGNACEMIIVCPDGRYRDNAMWFNMEDWPAEDHFFQELIPYVDSTYRTLNDKKHRAVAGLSMGGGGSLFYAISHPDMFSAVYAVSSYVEPLDRISAPRPDWSQTEVEKNNIIRLFDSATPEQVAKWKKLNWFIDCGDDDFTYDSNIRMIAAMRKQQIPYQLRIRDGGHTWQYWMTSLYLMLPFVSQSFVTEEK comes from the coding sequence ATGAGAGAGGATATGCATTTTCAGTTAAGATCCAATTATTTTCTGCGACTATCTTTAATGGTTATTTTATTGCTGTGTTCTTTTATTTCGTATGCCCGGACGGCTTCGCAGGGGCAAATGAGCTATCATAAAATTCCTACTTCCATTTTGCCCGGAGTAACGGAACGGGATTATACCGTTTATTTGCCAAAAAGTTATGCAACACAGCTTGACAGGCGTTATCCGGTACTTTACCTCCTTCACGGAGGGGCAGGCGGTGCATTCAGCGACTGGATGGAAAGAGCGAGGCTGGAAGGCTTTGCAAATGAAATAATCGATTCGGGAAATGCCTGTGAAATGATTATCGTATGTCCTGACGGGAGGTATAGAGATAATGCCATGTGGTTCAATATGGAAGACTGGCCTGCCGAAGATCATTTTTTTCAGGAACTGATACCGTATGTCGATAGTACTTACCGTACATTAAATGATAAAAAACATCGCGCTGTCGCGGGGCTTTCCATGGGTGGAGGCGGCAGTCTGTTTTATGCGATTTCACATCCGGATATGTTTTCGGCTGTTTATGCCGTCAGTTCTTATGTAGAACCATTAGACCGTATTTCTGCACCGAGACCCGATTGGTCCCAAACAGAAGTTGAGAAGAATAATATTATCCGTTTGTTTGATAGTGCGACTCCGGAACAAGTTGCAAAATGGAAAAAGTTGAATTGGTTCATCGATTGTGGAGACGATGATTTTACTTATGATTCGAATATCAGGATGATTGCTGCTATGCGTAAGCAGCAAATTCCTTACCAGTTGAGGATTCGTGATGGCGGACATACCTGGCAATACTGGATGACTAGCTTATACTTGATGCTTCCTTTTGTGAGCCAATCATTTGTTACGGAAGAGAAGTGA
- a CDS encoding L,D-transpeptidase — MKTALRIFLLLVCCFCTWLACNYHHQKIISKIENANIIVISKQDMQLNLINYKGDTLFCAPIAVGKAYGNKQKQGDMRTPEGVFRVVDIQNASKWTHDFHDGKGEIEGAYGKYFMRLKVPGHKGIGIHGTHAPESIGSRATEGCIRLNNDDLERLVTLIYPPLTVVITPSVMDENLNLKK; from the coding sequence ATGAAAACTGCATTAAGAATATTTTTATTACTGGTGTGTTGCTTCTGTACATGGTTGGCATGTAATTATCATCATCAGAAGATTATTTCTAAAATTGAAAACGCTAACATTATAGTTATATCCAAGCAGGATATGCAGCTAAATTTAATCAACTACAAAGGAGATACATTGTTTTGTGCTCCTATTGCAGTAGGAAAGGCATATGGAAATAAGCAAAAGCAAGGGGATATGCGTACTCCGGAAGGAGTATTTAGAGTCGTAGATATTCAAAATGCGTCAAAATGGACTCATGATTTTCACGACGGAAAAGGGGAAATAGAGGGGGCATATGGGAAATACTTCATGCGCTTAAAAGTACCCGGACATAAAGGAATAGGAATTCATGGAACACATGCCCCTGAAAGTATCGGAAGCAGAGCAACAGAAGGGTGTATTCGGCTAAATAATGACGATTTGGAACGGTTGGTAACTTTAATATATCCCCCACTAACAGTTGTTATTACCCCATCCGTAATGGATGAAAATTTAAATCTGAAGAAATAG
- a CDS encoding mechanosensitive ion channel family protein, producing the protein MFEKEILGNSLLTWCISFLFILGAVIIVKLLTLFNKKVFKSFISRTSNHLDDIIFYSIEPPIKFAILLLGIWIAIHKLVYPDNFVKIVDNAYRILIVLNVTWFFARLFGGLLQEYWGRRSDGHPNKMMPVVKRIILVIVWIIGIVMALSNVGVNISALLGTLGIGGIAFALAAQDTVKNIFGAFTIFTDKPFSIGDTIQVNGLEGTVVDVGVRSTKILGYDRRITTLPNYKITDASIVNISSEPMRRMTVKIGLTYDTPPSKMKEALDILRALPQKVDNVSTHPSDITPNFTDYTDWALVITYYYYIVKGGDILKVSSDMNMAILESFNKAGLNFAFPTQTVYLEKEGTDENTNKPDDIPEVKP; encoded by the coding sequence ATGTTTGAAAAGGAAATATTGGGAAATTCCCTTCTGACATGGTGTATTTCTTTTCTCTTTATTTTAGGAGCGGTGATTATAGTAAAATTACTGACTTTGTTCAATAAAAAAGTTTTCAAATCATTTATTAGCCGTACATCCAACCATCTGGACGATATTATTTTTTATTCTATCGAACCTCCTATTAAATTTGCAATCTTACTGCTCGGTATCTGGATTGCCATTCACAAACTGGTTTATCCCGACAATTTCGTAAAAATCGTCGATAACGCATACCGAATACTCATAGTCTTAAACGTTACCTGGTTTTTTGCCAGGCTGTTCGGGGGATTACTTCAGGAATACTGGGGACGACGATCTGACGGACATCCCAATAAAATGATGCCGGTCGTAAAAAGAATAATTCTTGTTATCGTGTGGATTATCGGAATTGTAATGGCACTCAGCAATGTTGGAGTAAATATCAGTGCTTTATTAGGGACGTTGGGTATCGGCGGTATCGCATTTGCTTTGGCCGCACAAGATACGGTAAAAAACATTTTCGGGGCTTTTACCATCTTTACAGATAAACCTTTTAGTATTGGAGATACTATTCAGGTAAACGGTCTTGAAGGAACCGTGGTAGATGTAGGAGTCAGAAGTACTAAAATACTGGGTTATGACAGGCGAATTACTACCCTTCCGAATTATAAGATTACCGATGCCTCCATTGTCAATATTTCTTCAGAACCAATGCGGCGCATGACGGTAAAAATCGGATTGACCTATGATACTCCTCCCTCTAAAATGAAAGAGGCTCTGGATATTTTAAGAGCCCTACCTCAAAAGGTAGACAATGTATCGACCCATCCCTCGGATATCACGCCTAATTTTACCGATTATACTGACTGGGCTTTAGTAATTACTTATTATTATTACATTGTAAAAGGAGGAGATATATTAAAAGTGTCGTCGGATATGAATATGGCTATACTTGAATCTTTCAATAAAGCAGGTCTTAATTTCGCATTTCCCACACAAACTGTTTACTTAGAAAAAGAGGGGACGGACGAAAACACAAACAAACCTGATGATATTCCTGAAGTTAAACCTTGA
- a CDS encoding Nramp family divalent metal transporter, with translation MEYINKYATKFVPKANFLRFLRYIGPGLLVTVGFIDPGNWASNLAAGGEFGYSLLWMVTFSTLMLIVLQHNAARLGIATGLCLSEAATIYLKPAFSRILLGSAVAVSISTSLAEILGGAIALQMLFGIPIKTGALLITVFVIIMLFTNSYRLIEKWIIAFVSVIGFSFIYELSLISIDWPAAAYSWITPSFPEGSMVIIMSVLGAVVMPHNLFLHSEIIQSRNQITENNNDIRYKLRYEYIDTIFSMILGWAINSAMILLAAATFFVNKTPVTELQQADSLLKPMLGNAAVVIFAVALLFAGIASSITSGMAGGSIFAGIFKKPYNIRDIHSRLGVIISLAVAFAIILLIDKPFEGLIYSQMILSIQLPFTIFLQVYLTSSEKVMGSYKNTPKIRFLLYFFGGVVTLLNIMLLISFIY, from the coding sequence TTGGAATATATTAATAAATATGCTACTAAATTTGTTCCAAAAGCCAATTTTCTCAGATTTCTGAGATACATAGGTCCGGGACTGCTCGTCACTGTAGGATTTATCGACCCGGGAAACTGGGCATCTAACCTGGCTGCCGGAGGCGAATTCGGATATTCGCTACTCTGGATGGTCACATTTTCTACTTTGATGCTCATTGTTTTACAACATAACGCCGCACGATTAGGTATAGCAACCGGATTATGTCTTTCAGAAGCCGCCACGATTTATCTGAAGCCTGCATTTTCCCGCATTTTACTCGGTTCTGCCGTAGCCGTTTCCATTTCTACGTCATTGGCCGAAATACTCGGCGGAGCCATAGCATTGCAAATGTTGTTCGGTATTCCTATAAAAACCGGAGCGTTACTGATAACTGTTTTTGTAATTATAATGTTATTTACCAATAGTTACCGGCTGATCGAGAAATGGATTATCGCTTTTGTTTCGGTTATCGGTTTTTCATTTATCTATGAACTTTCACTTATATCTATAGACTGGCCCGCCGCAGCCTATTCCTGGATTACACCTTCTTTTCCGGAAGGCTCTATGGTCATTATTATGAGCGTGCTGGGTGCTGTGGTAATGCCACATAACCTGTTTTTACATTCGGAGATTATACAAAGCCGGAATCAGATAACAGAAAACAATAACGATATACGTTACAAATTACGTTATGAATATATCGATACTATTTTTTCGATGATCTTGGGCTGGGCGATAAATAGTGCGATGATTTTGCTGGCGGCAGCGACTTTTTTTGTCAATAAAACACCGGTTACAGAGTTACAGCAAGCCGATTCGTTATTGAAGCCTATGCTTGGAAATGCTGCTGTCGTAATTTTTGCCGTAGCACTGTTATTTGCCGGAATCGCTTCTTCGATTACTTCAGGAATGGCGGGCGGCTCTATTTTTGCCGGTATTTTTAAAAAGCCGTACAATATTCGTGATATTCATTCCAGATTGGGGGTGATAATATCTTTAGCGGTGGCATTTGCGATCATTCTTTTGATCGATAAGCCATTCGAAGGACTTATTTATTCCCAAATGATTCTCAGTATTCAACTTCCATTTACCATATTCCTGCAAGTTTACCTCACGTCGTCGGAGAAAGTTATGGGATCCTATAAAAATACTCCCAAAATACGATTTCTTCTTTATTTTTTCGGAGGTGTGGTCACTTTGCTCAATATAATGCTACTTATTAGTTTTATATACTAA